DNA sequence from the Sphingomonas bisphenolicum genome:
AAATGGTGGGCGGTCTACGCCAACTATGCCGGCAAGGGCGGAGAGCCGAACCGCGACTATCGCTACACGCTGCTGGTGCAGATGGACGACGCCTTCCGGCAGGAGGCGGCCTGGACCTTCCCTCAACAGGTGCTGGCCCGCTTCGCCCCTTTCAGTTGCTCGGGCGCGAGCTGGAGCGCGGACGGACGTCTCTACGTCACCGGCCACGACCGGCCCGAAATGTACGAACTGGCGCTGCCCGATGCCGGATCGTTGCTGGAATGGCGGCGCACCATCGGCATCGCGTCGCCGGGGCAGGCGATCGACTGGGATCCGGTCGTTCGCGGCCGCCTCTGGTCGGTCGATCGCAAGGACACCGCGCTGGTCGCCAGCGATATCGCCGGCGATTAACGTTCGGCCAGCACGGCGGCGATCGCCAGTTCCGCCATGTGCGCGACCGCGACCAGCCGATCAGCGGGCGTTCCCGCGCGCGCATCTGCAGACAGGCCGGACATGACCGTCACCATGTAATCCGCCACGACTTCTGCCTTGTCGGCATGGGTCGGGGTGAGGAAGTCACGCACCCGCTGCGCGCTCGCAGCCTTCCAGTTGCGGGCGCAGCAGGCCGCTTCGGCATCCGCGCCGCGCGCGCCCTCCAGCACCATGCAGCCGGCCGTCTGCGGGTCGGCGGCATAGATGCGTGCGGCTTCGTGCAGCAGTGCGCCGAGTGCGGCGGCGGGTGGCGCGCCGGGTGCCAGCAACATGTCGATCGGCAGGCCGTTGCGGGCGTAACGGCCCAGCACCTCGTCGAACAAGGCGGCCTTGCTGCCGAAGGCGGCATAGAGGCTGGGCGGATTGACGCCCATCGCCTGCGCCAGCGCGGCCACGCCGACCCCGTCATAGCCCTGCGCGTGGAACAGCGCCTGCGCCTGATCCAGCGCGGCTTCCCGGTCGAAGGCGCGGGGGCGGCCGCGGCCTTTCGATTTTTCTTTAACAGTCACTACAAAATTCCTTGACCCGATCGATCTTCAATTTATATAGCGGTCATTACAAAAATACAAGGAAGACCGACATGACTGATTTCACCTCGAAGAAGACCCTCGTTCTCGGCGGCAGCCGCGGCATCGGCGCCGCCATCGTACGGCGTTTCGCGGCCGACGGTGCGCAGGTGGCCTTCACCTATGCCGGGTCGCATGACGCCGCGCAGGCGCTGGCCGCAGACTCCGGGGCCAGCGCGATCCGCTCCGACGCGGCCGATCGCACGGCGGTGATCGATGTCGTCGCAGCGCAGGGGCCGCTCGACATATTGGTGGTCAACGCCGGCGCCGCCATCCTGGGCGATCCGCTGGAACAGGATGCCGACGCGATCGACCGGATGATCGACCTCAACGTCCGCGCGCCTTACCACGCCGCGGTCGAAGCGGCGCGGCGCATGCCCGACGGCGGGCGCATCATCGTGATCGGATCGGTCAATGGCGATCGGATGCCGTTCGAGGGCGGGGCGGCCTATGCGCTGACCAAATCGGCGCTGCAGGGCATGGCCCGCGGACTCGCCCGCGATTTCGGCGCACGCGGCATCACCGTCAACGTCATCCAGCCCGGCCCGACCAATACCGACATGAATCCGGCCGATGGCCCGATGGCCAGCCTGATGCATGGCTTCATGGCGATCAAGCGTCATGCCACGGGGGAAGAGATTGCCGGCCTGGCGGCCTATCTGGCGGGACCGGAAGCTGGCATCATCACCGGCGCGATGCATACGATCGACGGCGGCTTCGGCGCCTGAACACCGCGCGTCAGGCGGCGACGATGCCCGGCGGCTGCAGGTCGTCGGACATCAGCCACATCTCCGCCGGCAGTTGCGACGAAAAGGCGGCGACGATCGCCTCGCCCAGACGAGCGCGGACGTAAAGCTTGTCCGCGACATTGGCGACCAGGATCGCAACCCGGTCGGTGGGCAGGTAGGTACGATCCATATGCCACAGGATGCGGGCTTCGATATCGGGCGCCTGTCGCTCCGCTTCGGTCACGTCGGACAGGATGCGGATCGGCAATCCGTTGCGCCGCCGGTCTGCGATGATGAGCCCGAGATGGCTATAATGGCGATCGACATCTGCGATCGTCCACACGCCCGTCGCGTGCACGAAGATGATTCCGTCCGGATCGTCCAGTTCGCAAGCAATCATCGCGCGAATATAGTGCTTGGTAAGTTTCGTTAGCAAACGACTTTAGCGAAACGATCGCGGAAAATGCATTCCGCGATCGTTTTTCCATAATTCACTGTTTCTTCAATATGTCGAGCGCCAGCACGGTCATGGCTTCGCTGGCGGTCGCGATCACCTTGTCGGCTTCCGGCGCCCAGAAGGGGCTGTGCAGCGAGGGCAGGCTGGTCTGCCCTGCCTGCGCCGCCGCCAGCTTGTCGGCCGGGACGCCGCCGACCCAGAATATGAAGCTGTTGATGCTCTTGTCGGCGCGGTAGAAGCGGCTGAAATCCTCGCCGCCCATCACCGCGCTCGTCTTGACTACACGGCCGTCGGGGAAATGGCCTTTGAGCAGGCCGGCCATCTGTTCGGCGAATTCCGGCGGGTTGAAGGTGGAGGGGGTGAACTCGTCCTTCACGCTCACCACCGGCATCCGGTCCTCCGGCACGCCCGCCGCGATCGCCTCGCCGCGACTGATCCGCCTGATCCCTTCGATCAGCTTGGCGCGCGTCTCGTCCGAATAGCTGCGGATGGTCAGCAGCAGCTTCGCTTCGTCGGGGATGATATTATGCTTGGCCCCGGCCTGGAAGCTGCCGACGGTCACGACGGCGGGGTCTTGCGGGTCTTGTTCGCGGCTGACCAGAGTCTGGAGCGAAGTGACGATGCGCGACGCCAGCACGATCGGGTCGCGGGTCGTCTGCGGATAGGCGCCATGACCGCCCAATCCCTTCACCAAGATATCGACGCTGTCGACATTGGCCAGCGCATAGCCGGGCGTATAGCCGATCTGGCCCGCCGCCATATTGGCCGCGTCGTGAAAGGCGATGGCATGGGTCGGCTTGGGGAAGCGGGTGTAGAGTCCGTCCTCCAGCATCATTCGCGCGCCCTTGCCCACTTCCTCGGCCGGTTGCAGGATCATGACCAGTGTGCCTTTCCACGCATCCTTGCGGGCGGCGAGCAGCTTGGCCGTCTCGATGAAGGCGGTCATATGGGTATCGTGGCCGCAGGCGTGCATGACGCCGGTCTCGACCCCTTCGGGCGTCTTGGTGCGGACCTTGGACGCGAACTCAAGCCCCGTCTGCTCGACCACGGGCAGCCCGTCCATGTCGGCGCGGATCAGCAGCGTCGGGCCGGACCCGTTTTTCATCACCGCAACGACGCCGGTGCCGCCGACCTTTTCGGTGACGTCGAACTTGAGCGCCTTCAGGCGCTTGGCGAGCTTGGCCGCGGTGTTGACTTCCTGCAACGACAGTTCGGGATTGGCGTGCAGGTCGCGATAGAGCGTCATCAGCCCGTCCATGTCCTTGGCCACCGCCGCGCCGATGGCGCTCTGCGCGGGCGGCGGGGTCGGCACGGTCTGGGCGGTGGCGATGGACGAAAGGCTGGCTGCGGCCAGAACGGCCGTGAGCGCATGGCGCATGTTGATAATCTCCCTTGCTGGACGCGAGCATAAGGGGATTTTACGACTGTTAAAGGGGGAGTTTCTCCTGTCGTCGGGCGCGTCCTTGAAATCGGCATGCCGCGACACCATTTCACAAGTGAAAGGAACGATTCGGCGCGTCATGCGTCCTTATGATCGTCCGACCTGTTGCGGCGCGGCCGCGTCTGCGCTGATTTTCATGCGCCTCTTGCCGCCGCTCCGTTTCCATTCTTTAGCTCGAAAAAAGGAGCCTGTCCCATGGCCCAGACATCCGCATTCTGCCTTGCGCAGCAATCGTTGCACCAGGCGCGCGCATCGTCCGAAACCCTGCCCAATGCGCGCCAGATCGCGCAGCGGGCGGCCAATGCCTGGGGCCGCGAGGCGGAACTGGCCGCGGGCGCCGAGCGTCGCCGCGCCACGCGCGCGGTCCTGTCCGAAGATGAGGCGATCGTCGCCGAATTCCGCGCCGAAGACGAGGCGGCGCGCGCCGCGTTGTAATATTTATGCGATTTGCCTCTCATGGCCTGCGGCTCCGAGGCGGCAGATGATTCCATAGGATGAAAAATCGCTCTTATCTGCCGATCTTCAGGAAGGACTAACCATGGCCAAGAGCCAGAAGAAATCAAATCGCGAAGTGCGCAAGCCGAAGGCGGAGAAGCCGCCCAAGGGTAATGCTTCCAACCCCTCGACCAAGCCGGGCGTGGTTGGCATCGTGACGTTGAAAAGCTGATCATGGCGATCGATACGCCGGCAGATCCGGCCCAGCCTTCGCCCAATGGCGGCCGCAGCATGTCCGGGCGGCGCTTCACCCCGCGCAACGCCGTCCGCCTGGCCCCCGACGCCGCCGAGCGGCAGGGCCGCATCACCCGCATGGCGATCGATGCGCTTGGCGCATCCGACGCGATCCTGTTCCTCAACAGCCAGCATGACGGCCTGGCCGATCGCCCGCTCGCTCTGGCGACAACCAGCGAGGACGGGCTGCAATCGGTGCTACGCCTGCTGAATCCGACGTCGATATGACAAAATCGCCCATCGGCCGGTCAACGGCCGATGGGCGTTTCTATCCTATTGTGCGGTCCAGCCGCCATCGATGCTCATATTGGCGCCGGTGATGTTGGCCGCGGCATCGCTGCACAGGAACAGCGCCATGGCGGCGACCTGCTCGACCGTCACGAACTGCTTGGTCGGCTGGCCGGCCAGCAGCACGTCGTTCATGACCTGCTCGCGCGTCATGTTCCGCGCCTTCATCGTATCGGGGATCTGGTTTTCCACCAGCGGCGTCCAGACATAGCCGGGCGAGATGCAATTGGCGGTGATGCCGTCGGTCGCCACTTCCAGCGCCACCGTCTTGGTGAAGCCCGCCAGCCCGTGTTTCGCTGTCACATAGGCGCTTTTGAACGGCGATGCGGTCAGCGAATGGGCCGATGCGGTCTGGATGATGCGTCCCCATTTCTTCGATTTCATATAGGGAATGGCGAGCCGGCTGGTGTGGAAGGCGCTGTTGAGGTTCAGCGCGATGATGAGGTTCCACTTGTCGACCGGGAAATCCTCCACCGGTGCGACATGCTGCATTCCGGCATTGTTGATCAGGATGTCGACCCCGCCGAATGTGTCGGCGGCGTCCTTCATCATCGCCTCGATCTGTTCCACCTTGGTCAGGTCGTGGCCCGAATAGAGCGCCTTGGCGCCGCTCAGCGCCTCCAGCCCGACGCGCTCCTTCTCGATTCCATCGGCGTCGCCGAACCCGTTGATGACGACATTGGCGCCTTCGCCGGCCAGCGCCTTGGCATAGGCCAGGCCGATGCCGGATGTGGACCCGGTGATCAGCGCGGTCTTGCCCGCCAAGGACTTTCCAGACTCCGACTTGCTCATGCCTTTTTCTCCTTGAGATGATCCGGTTCGTCGAGGTCGAATGTCGCGCTCTTGCCGTCGAGGATATTGCGCGCGATCAGGTCGCCCTTGTGCATCACTTCCTCCACCGCGTCGCGGCCCTGGCTCCAATGGTCGAGCATGGTCGCGCGGGAAAATTCGAAATCCTTCGCGCCGCTTTCCCAGGCGCGCGATCGGTAGATGAGGTGGACGATGTTGACCGATCCGCCATCCAGCATCTCGCGCAGGCGCTGGGCTTCCGTTTCGCCCTGCAATTCGGGCGGCAGCTTGTCGAGCAGCGCCTTGATCGCGCCATGCTCGCGGCGCAGGCGCAGATACTGGTCCGTCACCTGCCGGGTGCGGCTGCTATACTGGATGTCCTTCATGCGCGAATAGACGTCGGTCATCTGCCGCGGCATCGGCCCTTCGGCGGGGAAGAGGTCGACCTGGAACACCAGCATATCCTCGGTCTGGTGATTGAGGACATGGGCCAGCGGGGTATTGGACACGATGCCGCCGTCCCAATACCAGCGCCCGTCAATCTCGATCGGGGGCAGGCCGGGGGGCAGGGCGCCCGACGCCATGATGTGGCGCGCGTCGATCCGGGTATTGCCGCCGGGGCCGCGCGTGTCCCAATAGGCGAAATTGCCCGTTTCCACGTCGACAGCGCCCACCGACAGGCGGACGGGGCCGTCGTTGAGCAAATCCCAGTCGACGCAGGCGTCCAGCGTGTCCTTCAATGGCGCGCTGTCGTAGAAGCTGATCGCACCCGGCGTGCCTTCGGGCATCAGGGTGGCGGGCCAGAGGCGCGGACGGAACATGCCCGGCACGCCGAATCCGGCGACCACGCTCGCCGCGCCCAGATGCATCGC
Encoded proteins:
- a CDS encoding TetR/AcrR family transcriptional regulator; this translates as MTVKEKSKGRGRPRAFDREAALDQAQALFHAQGYDGVGVAALAQAMGVNPPSLYAAFGSKAALFDEVLGRYARNGLPIDMLLAPGAPPAAALGALLHEAARIYAADPQTAGCMVLEGARGADAEAACCARNWKAASAQRVRDFLTPTHADKAEVVADYMVTVMSGLSADARAGTPADRLVAVAHMAELAIAAVLAER
- the bdcA gene encoding SDR family oxidoreductase, giving the protein MTDFTSKKTLVLGGSRGIGAAIVRRFAADGAQVAFTYAGSHDAAQALAADSGASAIRSDAADRTAVIDVVAAQGPLDILVVNAGAAILGDPLEQDADAIDRMIDLNVRAPYHAAVEAARRMPDGGRIIVIGSVNGDRMPFEGGAAYALTKSALQGMARGLARDFGARGITVNVIQPGPTNTDMNPADGPMASLMHGFMAIKRHATGEEIAGLAAYLAGPEAGIITGAMHTIDGGFGA
- a CDS encoding amidohydrolase; this encodes MRHALTAVLAAASLSSIATAQTVPTPPPAQSAIGAAVAKDMDGLMTLYRDLHANPELSLQEVNTAAKLAKRLKALKFDVTEKVGGTGVVAVMKNGSGPTLLIRADMDGLPVVEQTGLEFASKVRTKTPEGVETGVMHACGHDTHMTAFIETAKLLAARKDAWKGTLVMILQPAEEVGKGARMMLEDGLYTRFPKPTHAIAFHDAANMAAGQIGYTPGYALANVDSVDILVKGLGGHGAYPQTTRDPIVLASRIVTSLQTLVSREQDPQDPAVVTVGSFQAGAKHNIIPDEAKLLLTIRSYSDETRAKLIEGIRRISRGEAIAAGVPEDRMPVVSVKDEFTPSTFNPPEFAEQMAGLLKGHFPDGRVVKTSAVMGGEDFSRFYRADKSINSFIFWVGGVPADKLAAAQAGQTSLPSLHSPFWAPEADKVIATASEAMTVLALDILKKQ
- a CDS encoding 3-hydroxybutyrate dehydrogenase — its product is MSKSESGKSLAGKTALITGSTSGIGLAYAKALAGEGANVVINGFGDADGIEKERVGLEALSGAKALYSGHDLTKVEQIEAMMKDAADTFGGVDILINNAGMQHVAPVEDFPVDKWNLIIALNLNSAFHTSRLAIPYMKSKKWGRIIQTASAHSLTASPFKSAYVTAKHGLAGFTKTVALEVATDGITANCISPGYVWTPLVENQIPDTMKARNMTREQVMNDVLLAGQPTKQFVTVEQVAAMALFLCSDAAANITGANMSIDGGWTAQ
- a CDS encoding DUF3734 domain-containing protein, which gives rise to MADTEPLGTEAKPLRRARTPLPLPREVALLLQGGGALGSFQSGVYERLDELGVDVSWVAGISIGAINAAIIAGNLPHRRLSRLKKFWYTVSGGMPNMILPEIDHIREAMHLGAASVVAGFGVPGMFRPRLWPATLMPEGTPGAISFYDSAPLKDTLDACVDWDLLNDGPVRLSVGAVDVETGNFAYWDTRGPGGNTRIDARHIMASGALPPGLPPIEIDGRWYWDGGIVSNTPLAHVLNHQTEDMLVFQVDLFPAEGPMPRQMTDVYSRMKDIQYSSRTRQVTDQYLRLRREHGAIKALLDKLPPELQGETEAQRLREMLDGGSVNIVHLIYRSRAWESGAKDFEFSRATMLDHWSQGRDAVEEVMHKGDLIARNILDGKSATFDLDEPDHLKEKKA